A window of the Acidithiobacillus thiooxidans ATCC 19377 genome harbors these coding sequences:
- a CDS encoding LysR family transcriptional regulator has product MIIRHPTLHQLRIFTVLARHLNMTRAATELHQTPSALSIQIKQLSETAGEPLYEQMGKKLYLTAAGEAVARAGNDILRRLDALNQELNAQRNLESGTLNLSIISTAEYFAPRLIGTFCKEHAGIEVHLEIANRDSILERLKQNLDDIYIMGQVPDDIDGVARPFMDNPLVVLAPGDHPLAEQSRIAPERLKDEAFILREEGSGTRLTAQNFFQEQGVQLKVRMTMSSNEAVKQLVAGGLGLSVLSRNTIAAEANAGNIAILDVVGFPILRQWHAVYRKNKRLTAVAQKFMDFLLEGNY; this is encoded by the coding sequence TTGATAATCCGCCATCCTACCCTGCACCAATTACGTATTTTTACGGTGCTTGCGAGACACCTTAACATGACCCGCGCTGCAACGGAATTACACCAGACGCCTTCAGCACTGTCCATACAGATCAAGCAACTTTCCGAGACCGCTGGCGAGCCCCTGTATGAACAAATGGGCAAAAAACTTTACCTCACGGCTGCCGGAGAAGCCGTTGCCAGGGCCGGAAACGACATTCTGCGTCGTCTGGATGCACTGAATCAGGAGCTCAACGCCCAGCGCAACCTCGAATCAGGGACGCTTAACCTGTCCATCATTTCGACGGCAGAGTACTTCGCGCCGCGCCTCATTGGTACCTTCTGCAAGGAACACGCAGGTATTGAAGTCCATCTTGAAATTGCCAATCGCGACAGCATCCTTGAACGACTCAAGCAAAATCTCGACGACATTTACATCATGGGCCAGGTTCCTGATGATATTGACGGTGTTGCCCGCCCCTTTATGGATAATCCGCTGGTTGTGCTCGCCCCCGGCGATCACCCGTTAGCTGAACAATCCCGCATTGCTCCAGAGCGATTAAAAGATGAAGCCTTTATTCTTCGGGAAGAAGGTTCCGGAACCCGGCTGACAGCCCAGAATTTTTTCCAGGAACAGGGAGTCCAGCTCAAAGTCAGAATGACCATGAGCAGTAATGAAGCGGTCAAGCAGCTGGTCGCCGGGGGACTGGGGCTGAGTGTCCTGTCCCGCAACACCATTGCTGCCGAAGCCAATGCCGGAAATATTGCCATTCTTGATGTCGTGGGTTTCCCCATTCTCAGACAATGGCACGCCGTGTATCGCAAGAACAAACGCTTAACCGCCGTAGCGCAAAAGTTCATGGACTTTTTGCTTGAAGGTAATTATTGA